A single Verrucomicrobiia bacterium DNA region contains:
- a CDS encoding hybrid sensor histidine kinase/response regulator: MKKPESNQASSVADLTMLELFRTEAESQTALLNAGILALERTPATPEQLESLMRAAHSYKGAARIVNLEAGIQVAHALEDYFVAAQQNRLTPRPEHTNALLRGVDWLAELGKQADKNPANWEKRHQAHLEQWLLEIHAIIAAPTGEFPPIKITDAPASGDTTHFRSAEIATATGAAPPAETTERYLRLSAENLNRLLALASETLVESRWLRPFTAQLQRIKRQQTALEATLDQLRHNDVDPVRQQSAANAAQQIRELSQQLEERLQELDQHERRTAQLANRLYLEALRTRMRPFGDGVQHFHRMVRDLAQSLGKQVRFEILGETTQVDRDILERLEAPLTHLLRNAVDHGAETPAVRLEQGKPPEATIRLEARHSAGMLQITLADDGPGLDPQQVREAINRRKLIAPAAVETMTEPELLQFLFLPGFTLRETVTEISGRGVGLDIVQNMIRSVRGSVRVSTLKGRGMRIQLQLPLTLSVLRALLVEIGGEPYAFPLTQIVSSLKLPRPQILTLEGQPHFRRGDQYIGLLNAQQILDVSGATPDSSGDLSLIILSGPDQHYGLQVDRFLGERELVVQPLDPRLGKIKDISAAALMDDGAPVLIVDVEDLLRSIDKFATSGRHTAIPPATGPATGHRQKRVLVVEDSLTVRELERKLLDAAGYVADVAVDGMDGWNAVRAGDYDLVITDVDMPRLDGIELTTLIKNEERLRLIPVMIVSYKDREEDRLRGLNAGADYYLTKGSFQDETLIRAVVDLIGEAGW, from the coding sequence ATGAAGAAACCCGAGTCAAACCAGGCAAGCTCTGTGGCCGACCTCACGATGCTGGAACTTTTCCGCACGGAGGCCGAGAGCCAGACGGCCTTGTTGAACGCGGGCATCCTGGCGTTGGAGCGCACTCCCGCCACCCCGGAACAACTGGAATCGCTCATGCGCGCGGCCCATTCCTACAAAGGCGCGGCGCGGATCGTCAATTTGGAAGCCGGCATCCAGGTGGCGCACGCCTTGGAGGATTACTTTGTTGCCGCGCAACAAAACCGGCTGACGCCGCGACCCGAGCACACCAACGCGCTGCTCCGCGGCGTGGATTGGTTGGCCGAGCTTGGCAAACAAGCCGACAAAAATCCGGCGAACTGGGAGAAGCGACATCAGGCGCATCTGGAGCAATGGCTTCTGGAAATTCACGCCATCATCGCCGCGCCCACCGGTGAATTTCCGCCCATTAAAATCACCGACGCCCCGGCCAGTGGCGATACCACCCACTTCCGCAGCGCGGAAATTGCCACCGCCACCGGCGCCGCGCCGCCGGCGGAAACCACGGAGCGTTATTTGCGGCTGTCGGCGGAAAATCTCAATCGCCTGCTGGCGCTGGCGAGTGAGACGTTGGTGGAATCGCGTTGGCTGCGTCCGTTCACCGCGCAGTTGCAACGGATCAAACGCCAGCAAACCGCGCTCGAAGCCACCCTCGACCAGTTGCGCCACAACGACGTTGACCCGGTCAGGCAACAATCGGCGGCCAACGCCGCGCAACAAATTCGCGAGCTGTCGCAGCAATTGGAGGAGCGGTTACAGGAACTGGATCAACACGAACGCCGTACCGCCCAACTGGCGAACCGCCTCTACCTGGAAGCGCTGCGCACCCGGATGCGCCCCTTCGGCGATGGCGTCCAACACTTCCATCGCATGGTGCGTGATCTGGCGCAAAGCCTGGGCAAACAGGTCCGTTTTGAAATTCTCGGTGAAACCACCCAGGTGGACCGTGACATCCTCGAGCGACTCGAAGCGCCTTTGACCCACCTGTTGCGCAACGCGGTGGATCATGGCGCGGAAACTCCCGCCGTCCGGCTCGAACAAGGGAAACCGCCCGAGGCCACCATCCGCCTGGAAGCGCGGCACAGCGCCGGAATGTTGCAAATCACCCTGGCCGACGACGGGCCGGGCTTGGATCCGCAACAAGTTCGCGAGGCCATCAACCGGCGCAAGCTCATCGCGCCGGCGGCGGTGGAAACGATGACCGAACCGGAGTTGTTGCAATTCCTCTTTTTGCCCGGGTTCACCCTGCGCGAAACGGTGACGGAAATTTCCGGACGCGGCGTCGGCCTCGACATCGTGCAAAACATGATCCGCAGCGTCCGGGGGAGCGTGCGCGTGTCCACCTTGAAAGGGCGCGGCATGCGCATTCAACTGCAACTGCCGTTGACGCTTTCCGTATTGCGCGCGTTGCTGGTGGAAATCGGCGGCGAGCCTTACGCATTTCCGCTGACGCAGATCGTGAGCAGTTTGAAACTGCCTCGCCCGCAAATTCTGACGCTCGAAGGACAGCCCCATTTCCGACGGGGCGACCAGTACATCGGCCTGCTCAACGCGCAACAAATTTTGGATGTCTCGGGGGCAACGCCAGACAGTTCCGGCGATCTGTCCCTCATCATTTTGAGCGGACCGGATCAACATTACGGTTTGCAAGTGGATCGCTTCCTGGGCGAACGGGAACTCGTCGTCCAACCGCTGGACCCGCGGCTTGGCAAAATCAAGGACATCAGCGCCGCGGCCTTGATGGACGACGGGGCGCCGGTGCTGATTGTGGACGTGGAAGACTTGCTGCGCAGCATTGACAAATTTGCCACCAGCGGTCGGCATACGGCCATTCCTCCCGCGACCGGGCCGGCAACCGGTCACCGGCAGAAACGCGTGCTGGTGGTGGAAGATTCCCTGACCGTGCGCGAACTCGAACGCAAATTGCTGGACGCCGCCGGTTACGTCGCCGACGTGGCCGTGGACGGCATGGATGGTTGGAACGCCGTGCGCGCCGGAGATTACGACTTGGTGATTACCGACGTGGATATGCCGCGGCTGGACGGCATCGAGCTGACCACTTTGATTAAAAATGAAGAGCGTCTGCGGCTCATTCCGGTCATGATTGTTTCCTATAAAGATCGCGAGGAAGACCGGTTGCGCGGCCTCAACGCAGGCGCGGACTATTATCTAACCAAGGGCAGCTTTCAGGATGAAACCCTGATCCGGGCCGTGGTGGATCTCATTGGGGAGGCCGGCTGGTGA
- a CDS encoding chemotaxis protein CheW: MKRAKPDPAAPAKPDKPGTQHLTRAEAEAWAAEPPPAEDPLPTNLVTTADAVVNPATPPPPPKLTRNTGTETHLPDEPGTQHFVRVEAEVVHVEPEPVGKHLQRIERTIAGPSFKLSVTQTGNLPAPVDDCWNRIGVYGDHSCSKLAQHGHCHHCPTYARAASQFLNRPIPSDYRREWSLHFAPEKRVATPAKTSVVIFRLLGEWLALPTEIFQEVAERRPLHTIPHCRHTVLLGIVNIRGELLICAALNRLLGLETAPRALIHGQRQERLMVAEWRGQRAAFPVDEVYGVHRFHNADLRKPPSLFVQGGRHCANGIFPWRQHTVGLLDPEALMAALNRNLT, encoded by the coding sequence GTGAAACGCGCCAAGCCCGATCCTGCCGCGCCCGCGAAACCCGACAAGCCGGGCACGCAACATTTGACGCGCGCCGAAGCGGAGGCTTGGGCGGCTGAACCGCCGCCCGCTGAGGATCCGCTTCCAACCAATTTGGTCACAACCGCGGATGCCGTCGTCAATCCTGCCACTCCGCCACCGCCGCCCAAACTCACACGCAATACCGGAACGGAAACCCATTTGCCCGATGAACCCGGCACCCAACATTTCGTCCGGGTCGAAGCCGAAGTGGTTCACGTTGAACCCGAACCCGTGGGGAAACACCTCCAGCGGATCGAGCGGACCATTGCCGGGCCGTCCTTCAAACTATCGGTCACCCAAACCGGCAACCTGCCCGCGCCGGTGGACGATTGTTGGAATCGCATCGGCGTGTATGGCGATCATTCCTGCTCGAAACTCGCGCAACATGGCCACTGCCATCACTGCCCGACGTATGCGCGAGCGGCATCGCAATTTCTCAATCGCCCCATTCCATCCGATTACCGGCGCGAATGGAGCTTGCATTTTGCGCCGGAAAAACGTGTCGCCACTCCGGCCAAAACCAGCGTCGTGATTTTCCGGTTGCTGGGGGAATGGCTTGCGTTACCCACGGAAATTTTTCAGGAAGTTGCCGAGCGCCGGCCGCTGCACACCATTCCACATTGTCGCCACACGGTGTTGCTCGGCATCGTCAACATTCGCGGCGAACTGCTGATCTGCGCCGCGCTGAATCGTTTGCTTGGATTGGAAACAGCTCCCAGAGCCTTGATCCACGGCCAGCGGCAGGAGCGATTGATGGTCGCCGAATGGCGCGGGCAACGCGCGGCGTTCCCGGTGGACGAAGTTTATGGCGTTCACCGGTTTCACAATGCCGATTTGCGCAAACCACCCAGCCTGTTCGTTCAGGGTGGACGCCATTGCGCCAACGGCATTTTTCCGTGGCGTCAACACACCGTCGGATTACTCGATCCGGAAGCACTGATGGCGGCGTTGAACCGAAACTTAACGTAA
- a CDS encoding chemotaxis protein CheR, with amino-acid sequence MLRIETLLRRRIGLEAAAIGSGRIRQTIQQRMERHGLKSIADYEQKLHESPAELDDLIEAIVVTETWFFRDRAPFDAFAKIVTEQWRPRHPKQTLRILSVPCSSGEEPFSVAMTLVDAGVAATAFQIDAMDISQNALTRAARGVYGKNSFRGTNLEFRERHFRPVKGGFALNATLRRQVSFQRANILDADFLVAVPPYDFIFCRNLLIYFDRATQVSALAKLHRSLAPDGTLFVGPAEPPIAAKCGFIHAGWPLAFACHKGKFLSHRSPRRSRSKTIQPDPIPDRSGQLIPLVRPITLAAGAAGSTGRDAALLSHAHELAASGRHEEAVALCWSHLRQHPDCAESYYLIGLIHEVRNDQPAIDFYRKALYLDPTHYESLERSAVWWEQQGHAARAKLFRRRLARVARQRELEIGNKSSP; translated from the coding sequence ATGTTACGGATTGAAACCTTGTTGCGCCGCCGCATCGGTTTGGAAGCCGCCGCCATCGGCTCCGGGCGCATCCGGCAGACCATCCAGCAACGCATGGAGCGGCACGGACTCAAATCCATCGCCGATTACGAACAGAAATTGCACGAATCGCCCGCAGAACTCGACGACCTGATTGAAGCCATCGTCGTCACCGAGACCTGGTTCTTCCGTGATCGCGCGCCGTTCGACGCCTTTGCCAAAATCGTAACGGAACAGTGGCGGCCCCGGCATCCGAAACAGACGCTGCGCATCCTCAGCGTCCCCTGCTCCAGTGGCGAAGAACCGTTTTCGGTGGCCATGACCCTGGTGGATGCCGGAGTGGCGGCCACCGCGTTTCAAATTGACGCGATGGATATTTCGCAAAACGCGTTGACCCGCGCGGCGCGCGGCGTTTACGGCAAAAATTCTTTTCGTGGCACGAACCTCGAATTTCGCGAGCGCCACTTCCGCCCGGTGAAAGGCGGCTTTGCGCTGAACGCAACGCTGCGCCGCCAGGTTTCCTTCCAACGTGCCAACATTCTGGATGCCGACTTTCTGGTGGCGGTGCCGCCCTACGATTTCATCTTCTGCCGCAATCTGCTGATCTATTTTGATCGCGCCACCCAGGTTTCCGCCCTGGCCAAATTGCACCGTTCGCTCGCCCCGGACGGAACGCTTTTTGTCGGCCCCGCGGAACCGCCCATCGCCGCCAAATGCGGCTTCATCCACGCTGGCTGGCCGCTGGCTTTTGCGTGTCACAAGGGAAAATTCCTTTCGCACCGCTCGCCGCGCCGTTCACGTTCCAAAACCATTCAGCCCGACCCAATCCCGGACCGATCGGGCCAACTCATTCCGTTGGTGCGACCGATCACGTTGGCTGCAGGCGCGGCAGGATCAACCGGTCGCGACGCGGCGCTGCTCAGTCACGCGCACGAACTGGCGGCCAGCGGGCGGCACGAAGAAGCGGTGGCCTTATGCTGGAGTCATCTGCGGCAACACCCGGATTGCGCGGAAAGTTACTACCTGATCGGTTTGATTCACGAAGTGCGGAACGATCAACCGGCGATTGATTTTTATCGCAAGGCCCTTTATCTCGATCCGACGCACTACGAATCACTCGAACGTTCGGCGGTTTGGTGGGAACAACAAGGCCACGCGGCCCGCGCCAAACTTTTCCGACGGCGCCTGGCCCGGGTTGCCCGGCAGCGTGAACTGGAAATCGGAAACAAGTCCAGCCCTTGA
- a CDS encoding chemotaxis protein CheW has translation MLFVLFQLGNERFALEARRVLEIVPLLELKKIPQAPPGLAGVFVYRGQPVAAVDLCALLLGRPAAEHFSTRIIIIQHQTAAAPERRLGLIVERATETLRCQPEDLVKTEIPVVGKPLADSFLKDAEGVIYLLDLERLLQQENYAPNPNPLLESTHVTD, from the coding sequence ATGTTGTTTGTGTTGTTCCAACTTGGAAACGAGCGATTCGCCCTGGAAGCCCGGCGCGTGCTGGAGATTGTGCCGTTGCTGGAATTGAAAAAAATTCCGCAAGCGCCGCCGGGACTGGCCGGGGTGTTCGTCTATCGCGGCCAACCGGTGGCGGCGGTGGATTTATGCGCGCTGCTCCTCGGGCGACCGGCCGCCGAACATTTCAGCACGCGCATCATCATCATCCAGCACCAAACCGCAGCCGCGCCCGAACGGCGGCTGGGCCTCATCGTCGAGCGCGCCACGGAAACGCTGCGCTGCCAACCCGAGGATTTGGTGAAAACCGAGATCCCGGTGGTGGGAAAACCGCTGGCCGACAGTTTCTTGAAAGACGCGGAAGGCGTCATTTATCTCCTCGATTTGGAGCGGCTGTTGCAGCAGGAAAATTACGCGCCAAATCCAAACCCCTTATTGGAGTCCACGCATGTTACGGATTGA
- a CDS encoding methyl-accepting chemotaxis protein: MNLSIWKRLYTMLVIFITIILIAVGLAFFSQHSRERSLHSSEQLHVAETRIGYDLVVISDALRATVLEFRKPRIAEAEYANIKAGMEDLRSCVLELRQLHSHKSVQDALDALDGFVTLTLELHVKGVIERLEKDPLEARDFFLKSNPAVIQQRKDVVDKVKMAFEQVRHEADLQASRTGLFVVLGLAAMLGLVFLVFRFVLSSAITIPLKQLVDVMERMRNGDFTKRVVLNRKDEFGVLGEGLNRLADDLSILVGQVQRSGVQVNITATQIAATSREQQTTTTEIAATTAEIGATSKQISATSRELDLTMQEVVDVAHETGNLAGSGQNGITRMENTMRQLMAASATIGSRLAALNEKAGNINAVVTTITKVADQTNLLSLNAAIEAEKAGEYGLGFAVVAMEIRRLADQTAVATYDIEKMVKEMQSAVTAGVMGMDKFSEEVRQGVDEINQVSKQLAQIISQVQLLTPRFTTVSEGMHAQSTGAQQISETLTQLSEAAHQTADSLRQSNLAIEQLNEAARSLQSSVARFQLEVK, encoded by the coding sequence ATGAATCTGTCAATTTGGAAACGCCTTTACACGATGCTCGTGATCTTCATCACGATCATCCTGATCGCCGTGGGACTGGCCTTTTTCAGCCAGCACAGCCGCGAACGCAGTCTGCACAGCAGCGAGCAGTTGCACGTGGCGGAAACCCGCATCGGCTATGACCTGGTCGTGATCAGCGACGCCCTGCGGGCCACGGTGCTTGAATTCCGCAAACCCCGAATCGCGGAAGCGGAATACGCGAATATCAAAGCGGGAATGGAAGACCTCCGAAGTTGCGTGCTGGAATTGCGCCAACTTCATTCCCATAAAAGTGTCCAGGACGCCCTGGACGCGCTGGACGGCTTTGTAACCTTGACGCTCGAACTACACGTTAAAGGAGTGATCGAGCGATTGGAAAAGGACCCGCTGGAGGCGCGCGATTTCTTCCTGAAATCCAATCCCGCCGTCATTCAGCAACGGAAAGACGTGGTGGACAAAGTTAAAATGGCATTCGAGCAAGTGCGGCACGAGGCGGACCTGCAGGCCAGCCGGACCGGGTTGTTCGTGGTGCTGGGGTTGGCGGCCATGCTGGGTCTGGTTTTTCTGGTGTTCCGCTTTGTGCTTTCCTCAGCCATCACCATTCCCCTGAAGCAGTTGGTGGACGTCATGGAGCGGATGCGCAACGGCGACTTCACCAAGCGCGTGGTGTTGAACCGCAAGGACGAGTTTGGCGTATTGGGCGAGGGTTTGAACCGGCTGGCGGATGACCTTTCCATTCTGGTCGGACAAGTGCAACGCTCCGGCGTGCAGGTGAACATTACCGCGACGCAGATTGCCGCCACCTCGCGCGAACAACAAACCACGACGACGGAAATCGCCGCCACGACTGCCGAAATCGGCGCGACTTCCAAGCAAATTTCCGCCACCTCGCGCGAACTCGACCTCACCATGCAGGAAGTCGTGGACGTGGCGCATGAAACCGGAAACCTGGCGGGCAGCGGTCAAAACGGCATCACCCGCATGGAAAACACCATGCGCCAGCTCATGGCCGCTTCGGCAACCATCGGGAGCCGGCTGGCGGCGTTGAACGAAAAAGCGGGGAACATCAATGCCGTCGTCACCACCATCACCAAGGTGGCGGATCAAACCAATCTGCTCTCGCTCAACGCCGCGATCGAAGCGGAAAAAGCCGGCGAATACGGACTGGGCTTTGCGGTCGTGGCCATGGAAATCCGCCGCCTGGCCGACCAAACGGCGGTCGCCACTTACGACATCGAGAAGATGGTCAAGGAAATGCAATCGGCGGTGACGGCGGGCGTGATGGGCATGGATAAATTTTCCGAAGAAGTCCGGCAAGGCGTGGATGAAATCAACCAGGTCAGCAAGCAACTGGCGCAAATCATCAGCCAGGTGCAATTGTTGACCCCGCGCTTCACCACCGTGAGCGAAGGCATGCACGCCCAGTCCACCGGCGCGCAGCAGATCAGCGAAACTTTGACCCAGCTCAGCGAAGCCGCGCATCAAACCGCCGACTCGCTGCGCCAGTCCAATCTGGCCATCGAACAGTTGAACGAAGCCGCCCGCAGTCTTCAATCCAGCGTGGCGCGCTTCCAGCTCGAGGTGAAATGA
- a CDS encoding Maf family protein, with amino-acid sequence MKALPIILASQSPRRRELLHLLDLPFQVVPSAAKEVHDKQLTAWEMAQVNAYRKARAVARRFPDALVIGADTMVYLDRDTRLFGKPTSHRDAADMLKALSGRVHAVITGVCLLHLRERHRRVFTDWTDVQFHPLTAAQIRAYLRLIDPLDKAGAYAIQEHGDRIIAALFGSYSNVVGLPLERLREELKAFGFFQRRIKPLKRRSK; translated from the coding sequence ATGAAGGCATTACCAATAATTCTGGCTTCTCAATCACCACGCCGCCGGGAATTGCTCCACCTGCTCGACCTGCCGTTTCAAGTCGTGCCCAGCGCGGCCAAAGAAGTTCACGACAAACAACTGACCGCCTGGGAAATGGCGCAAGTAAACGCCTACCGCAAAGCGCGCGCGGTCGCCCGACGTTTTCCCGACGCGCTGGTCATCGGCGCGGATACCATGGTTTATCTGGATCGGGACACCCGCCTGTTCGGCAAGCCGACCAGCCATCGCGACGCGGCGGACATGCTGAAAGCGCTTTCCGGTCGCGTCCATGCCGTCATCACTGGCGTGTGCCTGCTGCACCTGCGCGAGCGGCACCGTCGGGTGTTCACCGATTGGACGGACGTGCAATTTCATCCGTTGACCGCTGCGCAGATTCGCGCTTATCTGCGGTTGATTGATCCGTTGGACAAGGCCGGCGCTTATGCGATTCAGGAGCATGGCGACCGCATTATTGCGGCGCTCTTTGGCTCCTACAGCAATGTGGTGGGGCTGCCCTTGGAACGCTTGCGCGAGGAACTCAAGGCGTTCGGATTTTTTCAGCGGCGGATCAAGCCCTTGAAGCGGCGGAGCAAATAG
- a CDS encoding tetratricopeptide repeat protein translates to MSNPSQTSMGWTPLKRTDVSYPHILRFGATAGFALLFLFSFTPFSRAADPATQFDAANQFYAQSKFAEAADAYEQILTNGTTSAALYFNLGNARFKAGHLGQAIAAYRQAEALTPRDPDVRANLKFARNQVHGPRFIPSSWQQKLGALSNSEWLGLATAAIWITLALLIARVLRPHWRTALRGWIAMGVVASLALLIGAKLAAATQAPGSIAIVIRHQAAVRTSPFEESATAFTAQDGAELRVLDQKDAWLQVTDEAHHLGWIEHSAVALTGRS, encoded by the coding sequence ATGAGTAACCCGAGTCAAACCAGCATGGGTTGGACGCCGCTCAAGCGGACAGATGTTTCGTACCCCCACATTCTTCGCTTTGGGGCAACCGCCGGTTTCGCGCTGCTATTTCTGTTCAGCTTCACGCCCTTCAGCCGAGCAGCGGATCCGGCCACGCAATTTGACGCGGCCAATCAATTTTACGCGCAAAGCAAATTTGCCGAGGCAGCGGACGCTTACGAGCAAATCCTCACAAACGGGACCACCTCCGCCGCGCTTTATTTCAATCTCGGCAACGCGCGTTTCAAGGCGGGTCACCTCGGTCAAGCGATCGCGGCGTACCGCCAGGCGGAAGCGCTGACGCCGCGCGACCCGGATGTGCGCGCGAACTTGAAATTTGCGCGCAACCAGGTTCACGGCCCGCGTTTCATTCCATCAAGCTGGCAACAAAAACTCGGCGCATTATCCAACTCGGAATGGCTGGGACTGGCGACGGCGGCGATCTGGATCACGTTGGCGCTGCTCATCGCGCGGGTGCTCCGCCCGCACTGGCGCACGGCGTTGCGCGGCTGGATTGCGATGGGGGTCGTCGCTTCCCTTGCCTTGTTGATCGGAGCCAAACTGGCGGCGGCAACCCAGGCGCCGGGAAGCATCGCCATTGTGATTCGCCATCAGGCCGCCGTGCGCACCAGTCCGTTTGAAGAATCCGCCACGGCGTTCACGGCGCAAGATGGCGCGGAACTGCGGGTGTTGGATCAAAAAGACGCCTGGCTGCAAGTGACCGATGAAGCCCATCACCTCGGCTGGATCGAGCACAGCGCGGTCGCGCTAACCGGTCGCTCCTGA
- a CDS encoding BatD family protein, translated as MERFSRQNKIIRRQRGTAVSRGLAGGLGWWLSMMVATAVTFTASVDRDTVYLGERVGFSLTFDGAQPEGTPPAPAVSGLQFAYNGPSSQFSFVNGQTTAKITHNYTITPLRVGEFVIPPVKVTLGQQTLITQPIHLTVLKAGTPSPEAVAHGSQPAFLQLQLPKTNVYLGEIITGEFQLYLRDGVNAGQFQFTATPAEGLTVGKMAELPRRRMQVGNAAYTVVPIAVSLTPIKTGPLTVGPITAAMVIELPSNNRRRDLFDPFGMFSKERRQLSLASDAQSLQCQPLPAEGRPANFTGAVGNFSMTVSAGPTNVTTGDPITVRVAISGHGGLDALTLPEQTTWKDFKTYPPTSRIETSDQLGLQGTKTFEQIVSPENPDLKELPPFTFAFFNPETKTYQTLSQPGTPLIVRPGGTVVAPTVVANHPTANHTPPPQLDIVPIKTRLGKTSSGPASVGFSPTFVTLNLAPALALIGAMWWRRRTEALTNNPRLRRRRQVEATLRDGQEKLRVLAEQNQSEAFFAELMRLLQEKLGERLDLPASAITEAVVDEKLRPRGVTETTLAATQELFQATNLARYAPIRSSQELAAFIPKLESVLRELDEVKS; from the coding sequence ATGGAAAGGTTTTCGCGGCAGAATAAAATCATCCGGCGGCAGCGCGGCACCGCAGTGTCGCGCGGGCTGGCGGGTGGATTGGGTTGGTGGCTCTCGATGATGGTTGCCACCGCCGTCACCTTTACGGCCAGTGTGGATCGGGACACGGTTTATCTCGGCGAACGCGTGGGTTTCTCACTGACCTTTGACGGAGCGCAACCCGAAGGCACGCCGCCGGCGCCCGCCGTATCCGGACTTCAGTTCGCCTACAACGGCCCTTCGAGCCAGTTCAGTTTTGTCAACGGCCAGACTACGGCCAAGATCACACACAATTACACCATCACCCCGTTGCGCGTGGGCGAGTTTGTCATTCCGCCGGTCAAGGTGACGCTGGGCCAACAGACGCTAATCACCCAACCCATCCACCTCACCGTACTCAAGGCCGGAACACCTTCGCCCGAGGCGGTGGCCCACGGATCGCAACCCGCCTTTCTGCAATTGCAACTGCCCAAGACCAATGTTTACCTCGGCGAAATCATCACCGGCGAGTTTCAGCTCTACCTGCGCGATGGCGTGAACGCGGGGCAATTTCAATTTACCGCCACGCCGGCGGAAGGCCTGACCGTCGGCAAAATGGCGGAACTGCCGCGGCGGCGGATGCAAGTCGGCAACGCGGCCTACACCGTGGTGCCGATTGCGGTGAGTTTGACACCCATCAAAACCGGGCCGCTCACGGTCGGTCCCATCACCGCCGCGATGGTAATTGAACTGCCGTCAAACAACCGGCGGCGCGATCTCTTTGATCCGTTCGGCATGTTCAGCAAAGAACGGCGGCAACTTTCCCTCGCCAGCGACGCGCAATCATTACAATGCCAGCCGTTGCCGGCGGAAGGTCGTCCGGCCAATTTCACCGGGGCGGTGGGAAATTTCTCCATGACGGTCAGCGCCGGCCCGACCAATGTCACCACGGGCGATCCGATTACCGTGCGGGTGGCGATCAGCGGTCATGGCGGGTTGGATGCGCTTACGCTGCCCGAGCAGACCACTTGGAAAGATTTCAAAACGTACCCGCCCACGTCGCGGATCGAAACCTCCGATCAACTGGGTCTGCAGGGCACAAAAACCTTCGAGCAAATCGTGTCGCCGGAAAACCCCGACCTGAAGGAATTGCCACCATTCACCTTTGCCTTCTTCAATCCCGAGACGAAAACGTACCAAACTCTGAGCCAACCCGGAACGCCGCTCATCGTTCGTCCCGGCGGAACGGTGGTCGCGCCAACCGTCGTGGCCAATCACCCGACTGCGAATCACACGCCACCGCCGCAACTCGACATCGTGCCCATCAAAACGCGACTCGGAAAAACATCGTCCGGCCCGGCCTCCGTGGGTTTCAGTCCGACTTTCGTCACTTTGAATCTCGCGCCAGCGCTGGCGTTGATTGGCGCGATGTGGTGGCGCAGACGCACTGAGGCGCTGACGAACAACCCGCGTCTGCGTCGGCGCCGGCAGGTGGAAGCCACGTTGCGGGACGGTCAGGAGAAATTGCGCGTCCTGGCGGAGCAAAACCAATCGGAGGCATTCTTCGCGGAACTCATGCGTCTGTTGCAAGAGAAGCTCGGCGAGCGCCTCGATCTGCCGGCCTCAGCCATCACGGAAGCGGTTGTTGACGAGAAACTCCGTCCGCGCGGCGTGACGGAAACCACGCTGGCCGCGACGCAGGAACTTTTCCAGGCCACCAATCTGGCGCGCTACGCGCCGATCCGTTCGAGTCAGGAACTGGCGGCTTTCATTCCCAAACTGGAATCCGTGCTGCGCGAATTGGACGAGGTGAAATCATGA
- a CDS encoding AEC family transporter, translated as MNPTGTILNAIIPVFGVMALGMVIRRRNWLTEAADRSLMQICVNVLLPCLILDKSFGNPALSEASNLLLAPLLGYLLVAFGVWLAWLLRPHRALATAAASRTFAVTVGTHNYSYVPLPLALLLFDGKTVGVLFLHIIGAELAMWSVGVMVLSGGALRDWRKLLNAPLFAILIAIVSNAVGADRHVPAVLSTGIHWLGGCAIPLALLLIGAIMADRLPEFVSRQGGRVIGAGAWLRLGLLPLSFLLAAKLIPLTVEHQRVLVLEAAMPCAVFPMVLSKLYPGEPLVAIRTVLSTAVISLITTPLWIRLGLKWLAL; from the coding sequence ATGAATCCGACCGGCACCATCCTCAATGCCATCATTCCGGTGTTTGGCGTGATGGCGCTGGGCATGGTCATTCGCCGGCGCAACTGGTTGACCGAAGCGGCGGACCGCAGCCTGATGCAAATTTGTGTCAACGTGCTCCTGCCCTGTCTGATCCTCGATAAATCCTTCGGTAATCCGGCCCTGTCGGAAGCGAGCAATCTCCTCCTGGCGCCCCTGCTGGGTTATTTGCTGGTGGCGTTTGGTGTCTGGCTGGCGTGGCTGCTGCGACCGCACCGCGCCTTGGCAACCGCTGCGGCCAGTCGCACCTTTGCGGTCACGGTCGGCACGCATAATTACAGCTACGTGCCGTTGCCCCTGGCGCTCCTGTTGTTTGATGGCAAAACCGTCGGCGTTCTGTTCCTGCACATCATCGGCGCGGAACTGGCCATGTGGTCGGTGGGCGTGATGGTGCTTTCCGGCGGCGCGTTGCGGGACTGGCGCAAATTGCTGAACGCGCCGCTCTTCGCCATTCTCATCGCCATCGTCAGCAACGCCGTCGGTGCGGACCGGCACGTTCCCGCCGTCCTCAGTACCGGCATCCATTGGCTGGGCGGCTGCGCCATTCCGCTGGCGCTGCTCTTGATCGGCGCGATCATGGCCGACCGCCTGCCGGAATTTGTTTCCCGCCAGGGCGGCCGCGTCATCGGCGCGGGCGCGTGGTTGCGTCTCGGTTTGCTGCCGCTGAGTTTTCTGCTCGCGGCAAAATTGATTCCCCTGACGGTGGAGCATCAGCGGGTGTTGGTGTTGGAAGCGGCGATGCCGTGCGCCGTGTTTCCGATGGTGCTTTCAAAACTGTATCCCGGCGAACCACTCGTCGCCATCCGTACCGTTCTCAGCACCGCCGTGATTTCCCTGATTACCACGCCCCTTTGGATTCGCCTGGGACTGAAATGGCTGGCGCTTTAA